A single genomic interval of Streptococcus suis harbors:
- a CDS encoding response regulator transcription factor encodes MYKILVVDDDFEIVKLMRTILEMKNYNVTTYQEVRLPIKISDFDGFDLILLDVMMPNVDGLQICKQIRKSVSSPIIFVSAKDSEDDIVSGLNLGGDDYITKPFSVNQLVAKVAAHLKREERYRNAESNESVIRELFPLTFYLQEKLVCVNGEAISLTKREYDILELLSSKTNKVYTREEIYECVYGDEADALFRSISEYIYQIRVKFGPYGINPIKTIRGMGYKWNDEKVFN; translated from the coding sequence ATGTATAAGATTTTGGTAGTTGATGATGATTTTGAAATTGTAAAATTGATGCGAACAATTTTAGAAATGAAAAACTATAATGTGACGACTTATCAAGAAGTTAGGCTTCCTATAAAAATAAGTGATTTTGATGGATTTGATTTAATATTGCTTGATGTTATGATGCCAAATGTTGATGGTCTGCAAATCTGTAAACAGATTCGTAAATCAGTATCCTCTCCGATTATTTTTGTCAGTGCAAAAGATTCTGAAGATGATATTGTATCTGGCTTAAATCTCGGTGGTGACGATTATATCACAAAGCCATTTAGTGTTAATCAACTAGTTGCTAAGGTTGCAGCGCATTTAAAACGAGAAGAACGTTATAGAAATGCTGAATCTAATGAATCTGTTATTCGAGAATTATTTCCACTAACATTTTACCTTCAAGAAAAACTCGTGTGTGTTAATGGTGAAGCTATTTCTCTTACTAAAAGGGAATATGATATTTTAGAGCTATTATCTAGTAAGACAAATAAGGTTTATACAAGAGAAGAAATCTATGAATGTGTCTATGGTGATGAAGCAGATGCATTATTTCGTTCAATTTCGGAATACATTTATCAAATTAGAGTCAAGTTTGGTCCCTATGGAATTAATCCCATTAAAACAATAAGGGGGATGGGATATAAGTGGAATGATGAAAAGGTATTCAATTAA